One Chryseobacterium indoltheticum DNA segment encodes these proteins:
- the nadC gene encoding carboxylating nicotinate-nucleotide diphosphorylase — protein sequence MKRPSYATDKVLKQFIKNALEEDIQDGDHSTLSTIPKDLEQSAKLLVKENCILAGVELAEIIFKTFDKDLKVETYIKDGEVAKTGDIAFIVTGSARSILSTERLVLNCMQRMSGIATLTHDWDSRLIGTKTKLLDTRKTTPNFRVCEKWAVAIGGGTNHRYGLYDMIMLKDNHIDYNGSITNAVKMAKDYVKKSKKKLKIEVETRNLEEVQEAINAKVDRIMLDNMDVATMKKAVKLINGSCESEASGGITRNQLKEIATTGVTYISVGALTHSAENIDLSLKAVM from the coding sequence ATGAAAAGACCAAGCTACGCTACCGATAAAGTTTTAAAGCAGTTCATAAAAAATGCTTTAGAAGAAGATATTCAGGACGGAGATCACTCTACTTTATCAACAATTCCTAAAGATCTTGAGCAAAGTGCGAAACTTCTGGTAAAAGAAAACTGTATTTTGGCAGGTGTTGAACTGGCCGAAATTATATTTAAAACGTTCGATAAAGATTTAAAAGTTGAAACATACATCAAAGACGGTGAAGTAGCAAAGACAGGTGACATCGCATTTATTGTCACCGGAAGCGCAAGGTCGATTCTTTCCACTGAAAGACTGGTTCTCAATTGTATGCAGAGAATGAGCGGTATCGCTACTTTGACCCACGATTGGGATTCTAGATTAATCGGTACAAAAACAAAACTTTTAGACACCAGAAAAACGACCCCGAACTTTAGAGTTTGTGAAAAATGGGCAGTTGCTATCGGTGGCGGAACAAATCACAGATACGGATTATACGATATGATTATGTTGAAAGACAACCATATTGATTATAACGGGAGTATTACCAATGCTGTGAAAATGGCCAAAGATTACGTTAAAAAATCCAAGAAAAAACTGAAGATCGAAGTCGAAACCAGAAATCTTGAAGAAGTACAGGAAGCTATTAATGCAAAAGTAGACAGAATCATGCTAGATAATATGGATGTGGCTACAATGAAAAAAGCAGTGAAGCTGATTAATGGGTCATGTGAAAGTGAAGCGTCCGGAGGAATTACTAGAAATCAGCTAAAAGAAATTGCTACCACAGGAGTTACTTATATCTCTGTCGGAGCCCTTACTCATTCGGCAGAAAATATTGATTTAAGTTTAAAAGCTGTTATGTAA
- a CDS encoding aspartate-semialdehyde dehydrogenase, with protein sequence MKVAVVGSTGMVGQVMLKVLEERNFPVTELIPVASERSIGKQVKYKQVDYTIVSIDDAIAAKPDIAIFSAGGDTSLEYAPKFAEAGITVIDNSSAWRMDPTKKLVVPEINADVLTKEDKIIANPNCSTIQLVMVLGPLNKKYDLKRVIVSTYQSVTGTGKAAVDQLNGEISGDDSVAKVYPYQIFKNALPHCDVFSDDDYTKEEIKLMKEPKKILGDDTFNLTATAVRVPVQGGHSESVNIEFENEFELDEVRKILSETPGVVVMDNVKNNEYPMPLYSEGKDEVFVGRIRRDLSQPKTLNLWIVADNLRKGAATNAVQIAEYLVANNLV encoded by the coding sequence ATGAAAGTAGCTGTAGTAGGTTCAACGGGAATGGTTGGCCAAGTTATGCTTAAAGTTCTCGAAGAGAGAAATTTCCCTGTAACAGAATTAATTCCGGTAGCTTCGGAAAGATCTATTGGTAAACAGGTGAAGTATAAACAGGTAGATTATACTATCGTAAGCATCGATGACGCTATAGCTGCCAAACCTGATATCGCAATTTTCTCAGCAGGAGGTGATACATCTTTAGAATATGCTCCAAAATTTGCAGAAGCAGGAATTACCGTTATCGATAATTCTTCAGCCTGGAGAATGGATCCTACTAAAAAATTAGTAGTGCCGGAAATAAATGCTGATGTTCTGACAAAAGAAGATAAGATTATTGCGAATCCAAACTGTTCTACCATTCAGTTGGTAATGGTTTTAGGTCCGTTGAATAAAAAATATGATTTAAAAAGAGTTATTGTTTCCACTTATCAGTCTGTAACAGGTACAGGAAAAGCTGCTGTGGATCAATTAAACGGAGAGATTAGCGGTGACGATTCTGTTGCAAAAGTATATCCTTATCAGATTTTCAAAAATGCATTGCCACACTGCGACGTATTTTCTGATGATGACTATACCAAAGAAGAAATTAAATTAATGAAAGAGCCTAAGAAAATTTTAGGTGACGATACATTTAATTTAACAGCAACTGCAGTAAGAGTTCCGGTACAGGGAGGACATTCTGAAAGTGTAAACATCGAATTTGAAAACGAATTTGAATTGGATGAGGTAAGAAAAATTCTATCAGAAACTCCTGGAGTTGTAGTAATGGATAACGTGAAAAACAACGAATATCCTATGCCGCTTTATTCCGAAGGAAAAGATGAAGTTTTCGTTGGAAGAATCAGACGAGATCTCTCGCAACCCAAAACGCTCAATCTCTGGATTGTAGCAGACAATCTCCGAAAAGGAGCTGCAACCAACGCAGTACAGATTGCAGAATACTTGGTAGCAAACAACTTAGTATAA
- a CDS encoding TonB-dependent receptor, whose protein sequence is MKLINKSMLTVLITLSTASVYYAQETQDTVKTKSKDIEEVILQGVTDIAKDRKTPVAASTIKAAQIIERLGNQELTEILNTTPSVYATKSGGGFGDGSITMRGFESRNIAVMVNGMPVNDMEGGSVYFSNWTGLADVTSTMQVQRGLGSSKLGIASVGGTMNFITRTADMKKGGAIRLGVGNDDYLKTSFAYNTGKSDNGWASSFLMSRTAGGTYIENTDFESYAYYFALGWEASKKHNFQFTLTSSPQWHDQRTYASTIFNYIKFNPDNDNTPYRQYNSDFGYKTAANGDRYAIANRSNYYSKPVMMVNWDWTMNEKSKLSTVLYMSNGRGGGTGDLGRVANKGMTGFYDNTGHFDYDAIFAANAAVNLNNPSTPANSTLIRRASINSHNWYGILANFQHKVNDNWSFSVGTDDRYYYGYHYQVVSDLYGATGYKENKNANVAPYVASNVYDYKKLSWNPFGGSTAPISDQIGYSNDGEVLWYSGFAQVEYTKDKLSAFLQGSVSNQSYQRIDNFVKDGVTMQQGQTVNTKTGFKDLFGYNVKGGANYNINDYHNVFANIGYYSKQPFMNSVYPSNLQVVNPNLTNEKIFSAEIGYGFRSPKLSANVNLYRTEWKDRWLRRSNQIFEIADPAAPGGVGTVNGYSEISGITQLHMGVEVDAVYKPFHFLEFQGMLSYGDYQYKGNATGTNFDDNNNPVAVVGTKTTNTLYLDGVKVGGSSSNSIPQVTASLGTTVRPVKDLNIYGTWRYVGKLYSSIDAATFTTVANQERGSLQLPDFNLFDIGASFKIRLKNTAQYFTVGANVYNLFDTTYIADGATNNFVKNVGDFTTSTTGGVTTTAQQKYDAYINNPANFYKGIDTSNRVFFGFGRTWAANLSFNF, encoded by the coding sequence ATGAAATTAATCAACAAATCGATGCTAACTGTGTTAATTACGCTTTCTACGGCAAGTGTATATTACGCACAAGAAACTCAAGACACGGTAAAAACCAAGTCTAAAGACATTGAGGAAGTTATTTTACAAGGTGTAACTGATATCGCTAAAGATAGAAAAACACCAGTTGCTGCTTCTACTATCAAAGCGGCACAAATCATCGAAAGATTAGGAAATCAGGAACTTACTGAGATTTTAAACACAACACCATCAGTGTACGCTACAAAATCTGGAGGAGGTTTTGGAGACGGTAGTATTACCATGAGAGGTTTCGAATCAAGAAACATCGCAGTAATGGTAAACGGTATGCCGGTAAATGATATGGAAGGTGGATCAGTTTATTTTTCTAACTGGACTGGTCTTGCTGATGTGACTAGTACGATGCAAGTTCAGAGAGGTTTAGGTTCTTCTAAATTAGGAATTGCTTCAGTAGGGGGTACGATGAACTTTATCACTCGTACTGCTGACATGAAAAAAGGAGGTGCTATAAGACTTGGAGTAGGTAATGATGATTATTTGAAAACTTCATTTGCATATAATACCGGAAAAAGTGATAATGGCTGGGCTTCATCATTTTTGATGAGTAGAACAGCTGGAGGTACTTATATTGAAAATACTGATTTTGAATCATATGCTTATTATTTTGCATTAGGATGGGAGGCTAGCAAAAAGCATAACTTCCAGTTTACTTTGACGTCTTCTCCACAATGGCACGATCAAAGAACATACGCTTCAACGATTTTTAATTATATTAAATTTAATCCAGACAACGATAATACACCATATAGACAGTATAATTCTGATTTCGGATATAAAACTGCGGCTAATGGTGATCGATATGCAATTGCAAACAGATCAAACTATTATTCAAAGCCAGTTATGATGGTAAACTGGGACTGGACGATGAATGAAAAGTCTAAGTTAAGTACAGTTTTATATATGTCTAACGGTAGAGGTGGTGGTACCGGTGACTTAGGTAGAGTTGCAAATAAAGGTATGACTGGTTTCTATGATAACACTGGACATTTTGATTATGATGCAATTTTTGCAGCTAACGCGGCTGTTAATTTAAATAATCCTTCAACACCAGCTAACAGTACTTTGATTCGTAGAGCAAGTATTAACTCTCACAACTGGTATGGTATTTTAGCTAATTTCCAGCATAAAGTAAACGATAACTGGAGTTTCTCAGTAGGAACTGATGACAGATATTATTACGGTTATCATTATCAGGTAGTATCTGACCTTTATGGTGCTACAGGATACAAAGAAAACAAAAATGCTAATGTTGCTCCTTACGTAGCAAGCAATGTTTACGATTACAAAAAACTTTCTTGGAATCCTTTCGGAGGAAGCACAGCACCTATTTCTGACCAAATAGGATATAGTAATGACGGAGAAGTTCTTTGGTACAGTGGTTTTGCGCAAGTAGAATATACTAAAGATAAATTATCTGCATTCTTACAGGGATCAGTTTCAAACCAATCTTATCAAAGAATTGATAACTTTGTAAAAGATGGTGTTACCATGCAACAAGGGCAAACGGTTAATACTAAAACAGGATTCAAAGATTTATTTGGATATAATGTAAAAGGGGGTGCAAACTATAATATTAATGATTACCACAATGTATTTGCTAATATTGGATACTACAGCAAGCAGCCTTTTATGAACTCTGTTTACCCAAGTAACTTACAAGTTGTAAATCCTAACTTAACGAATGAGAAAATTTTCTCTGCAGAAATTGGTTACGGTTTCAGATCACCTAAATTATCAGCAAATGTTAACTTATACAGAACCGAATGGAAAGACAGATGGTTGAGAAGAAGCAATCAAATATTTGAGATTGCTGATCCAGCTGCTCCTGGAGGTGTTGGTACAGTTAACGGATATTCTGAAATCAGTGGAATTACTCAACTTCACATGGGAGTAGAGGTAGATGCGGTTTACAAACCATTCCATTTCTTAGAATTCCAAGGTATGTTGTCTTATGGTGACTACCAATATAAAGGTAACGCTACAGGAACTAATTTTGATGATAACAACAACCCAGTTGCTGTAGTTGGTACAAAAACTACCAATACACTTTATCTAGACGGTGTAAAAGTTGGTGGAAGTAGTAGTAACAGTATTCCACAAGTTACTGCATCTTTAGGTACTACAGTGAGACCAGTGAAAGACCTTAATATCTATGGTACTTGGAGATATGTTGGTAAATTGTATTCTTCAATCGATGCTGCAACATTTACAACTGTAGCTAATCAAGAAAGAGGATCTCTTCAATTGCCGGATTTCAATCTTTTCGATATAGGAGCGTCATTTAAAATCAGATTAAAAAACACAGCTCAGTACTTTACTGTAGGAGCAAACGTTTACAACTTATTTGACACTACTTACATCGCTGATGGAGCAACAAATAATTTTGTTAAAAATGTGGGAGATTTTACAACATCAACAACAGGTGGTGTAACAACAACAGCACAACAGAAATATGATGCTTACATCAACAATCCAGCGAATTTCTACAAAGGAATTGACACTTCAAACAGAGTATTCTTCGGATTCGGAAGAACTTGGGCAGCCAATTTATCTTTCAACTTCTAA
- a CDS encoding NAD(P)H-dependent oxidoreductase, translating into MNYLEALSRRYSVKKFNPEMIIPQDTLLNILESGKLAASSLGLQPYKIFVVQSREIKEKLIPAFYNPSQISTCSHLIVLVSKKNIEDTYLDGYFKHISEVRDQPVEHLDLFRKSITGHFSRQEHDDILNWAEKQSYIVLANLMYAAAIENIDTCPMEGFRQEEIEQILDINSEKEKVTVTLALGYRSEEDQFQNMKKVRKPNEKLFKFI; encoded by the coding sequence ATGAATTATTTGGAAGCTTTAAGCAGAAGATATTCTGTGAAAAAATTTAATCCCGAAATGATCATTCCGCAGGACACCCTTCTCAATATTCTTGAGTCCGGTAAACTGGCGGCGAGCTCTTTGGGGCTTCAGCCTTATAAAATATTCGTAGTACAGAGCCGGGAAATAAAAGAAAAGTTGATACCAGCTTTCTACAATCCTTCTCAAATTTCTACATGTTCGCATCTCATTGTTTTAGTTTCAAAAAAAAATATAGAGGATACATATCTTGATGGTTATTTTAAACATATTTCTGAAGTGCGTGATCAACCTGTGGAACATTTAGATTTATTCAGAAAAAGCATTACAGGTCATTTTAGCAGACAGGAACATGACGATATTTTGAACTGGGCAGAAAAACAATCCTATATTGTCTTGGCCAATTTAATGTATGCTGCAGCAATAGAAAATATAGATACATGCCCGATGGAAGGGTTCAGACAAGAAGAAATTGAACAAATTTTAGATATAAATTCTGAAAAAGAAAAGGTAACGGTTACTTTGGCTTTGGGATACAGATCGGAAGAAGATCAGTTTCAAAACATGAAAAAAGTAAGGAAACCAAACGAAAAATTGTTTAAATTTATTTAA
- the nadB gene encoding L-aspartate oxidase produces MIKADVLVIGSGISGLSYAIKVSEQLPDAKIIIVTKSDEDESNTKYAQGGLAVVTDSKNDNFEKHIEDTMRAGDGENKRNVVEMVVREAPARFNEIVEWGANFDKKNGEFALGREGGHTENRIVHHKDITGFEIERALLQTVKNSPTIEILDHHYVIDIITQHHVPGKELNEGEINCYGAYILDEKSKTIKKITSKITLVATGGAGHVYKNTTNPTIATGDGIAFVARAKGKVTNMQYYQFHPTALYSKIDGMLFLISEAVRGDGAKLRTKRGEKFMHKYDAREELASRDIVARAIDAEMKITGDEFVGLDCREMSQEKFLEHFPNIYKKCKSEGIDPFVQLIPVVPACHYLMGGIDVDKDGQSSINNLFAVGECTNSGLHGANRLASNSLLEGLVFGHNAAMKTVELLKENNFNFDDLKAVPEWNEEGMKIIDEMVIVSYLRKQLQEMMSNLVGIVRSNSRLKMALQKHAEIAAAVDEIYHYSILSPQLSELRNLTTVAHLIISESMEMTQNKGAFYNKDLVQA; encoded by the coding sequence ATGATAAAAGCGGATGTATTAGTAATTGGTTCCGGAATTTCCGGACTTTCTTATGCCATAAAAGTTTCAGAACAGCTTCCCGATGCCAAAATAATCATTGTAACAAAATCAGACGAAGACGAGAGCAATACCAAATATGCTCAGGGTGGTTTGGCGGTGGTTACCGATTCTAAAAATGATAATTTCGAAAAGCATATCGAAGATACAATGAGAGCCGGAGACGGTGAAAATAAGCGTAATGTTGTAGAAATGGTGGTGAGAGAAGCTCCTGCAAGATTTAATGAAATTGTAGAGTGGGGCGCCAATTTTGATAAGAAAAATGGTGAATTTGCTTTAGGACGAGAAGGAGGGCATACCGAAAACAGAATTGTTCATCATAAAGATATTACAGGTTTTGAAATTGAAAGAGCATTGCTTCAAACAGTTAAAAACAGTCCGACAATAGAAATTCTCGATCATCATTACGTAATCGATATCATTACACAGCATCATGTTCCCGGAAAAGAATTAAATGAGGGCGAAATCAATTGTTATGGTGCTTATATTTTGGATGAGAAATCAAAAACAATTAAAAAAATCACTTCTAAAATCACTTTAGTTGCCACAGGCGGCGCAGGTCACGTTTATAAAAATACGACAAACCCAACGATTGCGACCGGAGACGGAATCGCTTTCGTAGCCCGTGCAAAAGGAAAAGTGACCAATATGCAATATTATCAGTTCCATCCCACTGCTTTGTACAGCAAGATTGATGGTATGCTATTTTTAATCTCTGAGGCAGTTCGTGGTGACGGCGCAAAATTGAGAACCAAAAGAGGTGAAAAATTTATGCATAAATATGATGCAAGGGAAGAATTGGCCTCCAGAGACATCGTTGCAAGAGCTATCGACGCCGAAATGAAAATTACAGGTGACGAATTTGTCGGTCTAGATTGTCGTGAGATGAGTCAGGAAAAGTTTCTGGAACATTTCCCGAATATCTATAAAAAATGTAAAAGTGAAGGAATAGATCCTTTCGTACAGCTTATTCCGGTAGTCCCGGCTTGTCATTATCTGATGGGCGGAATCGACGTTGATAAAGACGGGCAATCTTCAATAAATAATTTATTTGCTGTCGGAGAATGTACCAACTCGGGTCTTCATGGGGCAAACAGATTGGCTTCCAATTCCTTATTGGAAGGTTTGGTTTTCGGTCATAATGCAGCGATGAAAACGGTAGAATTATTAAAAGAAAACAATTTTAATTTTGATGATCTAAAAGCTGTTCCCGAATGGAATGAAGAGGGAATGAAAATTATTGATGAAATGGTTATTGTTTCTTATCTCAGAAAACAGCTTCAGGAAATGATGAGCAATCTGGTTGGGATTGTAAGAAGCAACAGCAGGCTAAAAATGGCATTGCAGAAACATGCAGAAATCGCTGCCGCCGTTGACGAAATTTATCATTACTCTATCCTTTCGCCTCAACTTTCAGAATTAAGAAACCTGACAACAGTTGCACATCTGATTATCAGCGAATCGATGGAAATGACACAAAATAAAGGAGCATTTTACAATAAAGATTTAGTTCAAGCATAA
- a CDS encoding cation diffusion facilitator family transporter — translation MITKNINKDKIGFQKWIAAFGVILFIGKIIAWKLTDSDAVFSDAMESIVNVISAFMGLYSLHLASKPKDEDHPYGHGKVEFVTSGIEGALIAIAGIMIIYEGINSLVTGKTLSELDWGITIIAATAIINYILGYISIKKGERENSLVLISSGKHLQSDTVTTLGVVISLIIVYFTKIYWIDSVVALIFGFYIIFVGYKIVRKSLRGIMDEQDPELLNNIIDLLEKNRHTEWIDIHNMKIQQFGSSLHIDAHITLPYYYSLREAHKEMEQAILLLANNTKRTVEFNFHMDDCKTISCPVCQIMDCPVRKQPFVKRVEWTAENVTRVEKHTIE, via the coding sequence ATGATAACAAAGAATATCAACAAAGACAAAATAGGATTTCAAAAATGGATCGCCGCTTTTGGAGTTATTCTATTCATCGGAAAAATAATCGCCTGGAAACTCACTGATTCCGATGCCGTTTTTTCTGATGCTATGGAAAGTATTGTCAATGTTATCAGTGCTTTCATGGGATTGTATTCTTTACATTTAGCTTCAAAACCAAAAGATGAAGACCATCCTTATGGTCACGGTAAGGTAGAATTTGTCACTTCCGGAATTGAAGGTGCATTGATTGCCATTGCAGGAATCATGATTATCTACGAAGGTATCAACAGTTTGGTTACAGGAAAGACGCTTAGTGAACTAGATTGGGGGATTACGATCATCGCTGCAACCGCTATTATCAACTATATTTTAGGGTATATTTCAATTAAAAAAGGAGAGAGAGAAAACTCTTTGGTTCTTATATCGTCAGGAAAACATTTGCAGTCAGATACCGTTACTACATTGGGTGTTGTGATCAGTTTAATCATCGTTTACTTCACCAAAATATACTGGATAGACTCTGTGGTTGCTTTGATATTCGGCTTCTATATTATTTTCGTAGGCTATAAAATCGTTAGAAAGTCGCTTCGTGGGATTATGGATGAGCAAGATCCCGAACTTTTAAACAACATTATTGATCTTCTCGAGAAAAACAGACATACGGAATGGATCGACATTCACAATATGAAAATCCAGCAGTTTGGCTCATCACTTCACATCGATGCGCACATCACTTTGCCTTATTATTACAGCCTTCGCGAAGCTCACAAAGAGATGGAGCAGGCCATACTTCTTTTAGCAAACAATACCAAACGCACGGTCGAATTCAACTTCCATATGGATGACTGCAAAACCATATCTTGTCCTGTTTGCCAGATTATGGATTGCCCTGTTCGAAAACAACCATTCGTAAAAAGAGTAGAGTGGACGGCAGAAAATGTAACAAGAGTCGAGAAACATACCATTGAATAA
- a CDS encoding exosortase F system-associated membrane protein: MKILSWFLVIVGVCGLISVRMLEDQIFYDPFLKYFHEADVQIAIPQFEWGKLILSHIFRFLLNLFFSCVIIHFLFRNKIWTIQGAILISIFFVITFPIYLYCISNRFEIGHLFSFYMRRFVIQPLIILLIVPLFYYRKQMMLRNSNY; this comes from the coding sequence ATGAAAATTCTTAGTTGGTTTTTAGTCATTGTAGGAGTTTGCGGACTCATAAGTGTTAGAATGCTGGAAGACCAGATTTTCTATGATCCTTTTCTTAAATATTTCCATGAAGCAGATGTGCAAATTGCTATTCCTCAGTTTGAATGGGGAAAATTGATTCTCAGCCATATATTCAGATTTCTTTTAAACCTTTTTTTCTCGTGTGTAATCATTCATTTTTTATTTAGAAATAAAATCTGGACGATACAGGGAGCTATTTTAATTTCTATCTTTTTTGTCATTACCTTTCCGATATATCTTTACTGTATTTCAAACCGGTTTGAGATTGGCCATCTTTTCTCTTTCTATATGAGAAGGTTTGTTATTCAGCCTTTGATTATTCTTTTGATTGTTCCTTTGTTTTACTACAGAAAGCAGATGATGTTGAGGAATTCAAATTATTAA